The genomic window TTGGCACCACACCTGCAGGCTGAAGGGAATTCACTTCAGGTAGGGTAGGAGCGTcatctgctgctgcgcctcTGTGAAATTTCGGGGGTGATGCACGCGGAATGAGGGGCGAGGCAACATTCATCGCTGGGCAATTGTTCTCTGGCCAGGGAAAGTGGGTGTGGGGCAACCCCCCTTTCAAGGAGCCAATCGCCAGAATCGGAGCACTGGAACACGCCGCCAAAACAGCAAACTCTGCGCTGGAAACATCAACGACACTCCGTCAAGAGGCGACACTTTAGCCATCAAAATATCAACAACAACGCCGGTTTTCCATCAAAAAACTCGGCAGATCGGTTTCGCATGGCCCGTTGAATGACAGAAAAATTTTATTTTTGGGGTTTCCCCAGGCTTCTGGCCACACTTACCTGCCCCAGCAGCCATGGCGACCCGCAAAGTCCGATACAAAAAACTGAGCGTGAAAACGCCCTTGGCAGTGCTCAGAGAGGATCAGATCGATCCGACAGAGTATGAGTCGCTCACAAATGAGGCCCAGATCGCGACAGGCGTCGAACAGGCCGAGGAAAATGTGAGTAGAAACGTGTTCACCGAAGCATGACAGCGAGTCACGTGCACTTGCACGTGATTCACATCCCTCGGGTGAGGAAAGGAAGGGGTTGATCGTGACTGACCTTCACCCCACAGGAATACCATCTTCAGGCAGTCCTGCAGAGCGCCGGGGTCGCGGCGGATAAGGAGATTCCTGTCCCGCCTCCGCAAGAGAGTGCCCTCAACTATGATGAGCTCTATGCGCGGCCGTTCTCGAAGACGTCGACATACATCCGCTTCTCCCAAACGGTGGAGGAGTCCATCGGATGTATGTATGACATGACCGCGGATGACGTGGTATTTCTCAAGTCGTACAACCAGAAGCGGCACGCGGGGGCCCAGCTTTCCGAGGATGACTTCGAGAGGATCATGGACGTGTTCGAGGCGACGTCGGAGCTGAAAGCCCCCTACGCCTCGATAGACCAGACCATAGTCCCGTACGATGAGATGCTGCAGGGCCTGCAAGAGCTTGACAAGGCCAAGCTCATGCCTCACGCCAAGGAGATCTATGAGTACTGGAAATCCCGGCGGCAGGCCCTGAACAACCAGCCGCTCCATCCGACGCTCAAGTTCGAGAGGCACCTGGAGAGCGATGACGCCGATCCGTATGTTTGCTTCCGGCGCCGTGAGGTCCGCCAGACCCGCAAGACACGGGCGAGGGACGTTCAGAGTGCCGAGAAGCTCAAACGCCTGCGgaaggagctcgaggagggTCGCCAGTTGGTTTTGGCTGCGCACAACCGTGAGGTGCTCAAGGCAGAGATGCTGAAGGCGGATCGTGCTATCTTTGAGTTGCGAGCGCAGCTCAAGGAGCACAAGATCCGGCTAGGCATCAAgaccgacgacgaagacctCATCAACCAGAAGGTGAGCCCGCCACGATCCATGCGTCGCAAGACATGCCGTATGGTACTAATGTCTCGCAGCCGCAGAGGAGGAAGGCTCCCGAGGCTCCTGCAGTgcagcggccgccagcgcccgcacAGCTGCGCATCGCCGTGCGGCCAGATGGCCGATCTGCTGAGGCTGATCTCTCGCTGCTTTCTGACCGTctggccgagaaggagaatGAACTCCGTGCCGATATCGAGAAGAAGGTGCAGAGCCACAATGAGTGGAACCGCGACCATTTGGACCTCACCCGAGGCCCGCTGTCGCCGGTACAGTGGCCGAGACGGAGCGCCGGCTTCAGGCCCGCAAAGACGCAGTATTTGatcacgccgccggcctctGTGTCGTCGGTGTCCTTGGATGAGCCCACGCCTATGGAGCTTGACAAGCCCCATCCTCTCCAGTCCGTCTTCAAGTTTAGGGGCGTGGCCCGGGACGAGCAGTCGAGGGAGAATCCGCCTCTCTATCGGCGTCGGATCGGCCGGCTCAACCGGTTATGGATTGACCGTCGCGGGTTGGCCAGTCCGCCCCGCGACGTCGATGCCGAGGTGTTGGATCGCTGGAAGTATGATCAGTcgtcggacgacgaggacgaccgGCCGATGTACGAGGTCGATCCCTTTGACACCAATGCTCTGAGATTCCGGGCTTCGATCCCACTCCCGCCGTGGATGACGAATCGAGGAGCGACTCCTCATGCACGACCGCCGCTGCCACCACCTCAGCAGCAACCTCAGCCGCACCCAGCAACACAACCACAgccacaaccacaaccgcaACCACAACCGCAGCCGCAACCACAACCGCAACCGCAACCGcaaccgcagcagcaaccacaaccacaaccgcaACCATCACAGATACCTCCACAAGCTCAAGCAGCAGCTTGAAATCCGGGCTTGTTTGCTGCGGTGTGCGTCTGCAGTTTGCGGTCGTTCATGACAGACAGCGCATGCGCGGCCGGGTAGTAGCAAGAAAGATGATATTCTCGCTGTGTATACCCTCTCAACACTCCCATGATTGCATTTAACGACGGGCCTGGCAAAAGACGGGATAGGCCTGACCCGGCGTTTTGGCGTTACGGGCTTTTTCTGTAGATAATAGTGTCTGGCCAACGCAGGCTATGTATATAAGAATGGCCGATGACTGCGCGGTCTTTTTGTCGGCGGGAACAGCGACGTTTTGGTGGCCGTGAATGGAAACGAAGAAGCGTGTTTGTGACATCCCGTCTTCGCCCTTTTGCGGTATGGACGTGTGAATCTGAACCGATGGGTACGTCGTTGCCCGGGGTTGAGGTAGGATGGTGGAGAAGCCTCTGTGTAGATGGGTTCCGATGCCGGGTCTCGACAAGCCCAGTGACGCCCATCAGACGTCATGCCTGCCCGGGAGTTCTTCAAACAATGCGGAACAGGGCGGGCCGCTGGTTGTTTGCCAGCTCATCCGGGTGGGTTGGGGTTGGCGAGGTGAGGAGGACTGGATAGAGAGTTTCCAGGCGAGTTTGGCGTTGATGGGCAGGACCGACTGTGTGCTTATGACCGAGGGGGATGCCCGGTTTGACCCGAAAAAGATGGGACGCGTGTCGAGTCTCAGCAGTCCCCGCCCAGAGCCAATGCGTCTCGGGCAGCACGGGAGGACAAAAGAGCAGACGGGACTCCTCCCAGAGTGTCGTCGTTCTTGCCCCTCGGACCGTACACAGCGTGTTGCATAGCGGTCGATCCCGATCGGCGCTGCGTCGCCATGTGGCCCAGGCTACACCAGCGTGCAGGGTGCGCGGCCGGGAGTCGAAAATTGGATATCCAGACAGTGTGCCTCACTCTGACGTAGCCAGCAGGCAAGGCCCGGCAGACGTCCGTTATGCCACTCCTGGACTGCCCATTTGTATGTACAGGCACGTGCGAGGTGCGGTGAGCCCTAGCCGTTCCGCATTGTGTTTTTGCCGCATGGGAGGGTTGGCGATAGAGGCGCAAAGCGGAGTGCGGAACGCGGCAGCGGCTTTTGCAGGCCTCGTCCTTCTGCAGAGTAGAGAAAGCTTCTGCGGCGATGGCGAAGGAAGATGGTGATTGCTGCTCCTGGGTACGGCTAAAGCCCTGAGAAAAGGCCAGCCAGTCAGTCTCACTGCTCCCAAAATTCTCAGCGCCGGAAGGAAACCCTCCGTGGATGAGAGGAAGCTGTATAGCGTGGACAGCTTGATGCTGCCCAGCTagagagaaaagaaaacatACCTCGAGGAATATAGAGTGAATTACAAGCCAGTGGCTTGTCTACTCCTCTTCGTAGTCCCACAACTTGGGGAAACGACTTGGAAATAGCGTGCCGGGAGGTCTGCTCAGCTCCATGATTCTCACCTCTCGCAGATGACGAGGAGCAGGAGTTCGAATTCAGAGGGAAAATGTAGACAAGCGCAGAGTCCTGAGTCGATACTGGATGGAGGACGTCGTAGTGCCTGCGCACATCGTGGCCCTCGTGGTGGGAAGAGCTTTGTTACATGGAGGTGAAGGTCGAATTGCCCGAGTTGTTCTCGGTGCAGTGGGGGTGTGACGAAGAAACCCCGAGGGTGGTCCGCCCACTGGGCGGAGCTGTGCGTGAGCGTGGGCCACGGCAGCAGGCCAATCACCATTGACCAGTGCATGCGCCCACTGTTTGGTACCATAGGTACGTACCTTTCAGGGCTGATCAGCAATTGAAGGAGACCcctctgctgctgccccgcCGACGGCATATCAGTGGACAGCAACACGGCCCGAAGGCGCCTCAAACAACGAGCTCCAACCTCAGTCAATCCCTAAAATACGGCTTTCACTCCCGGAAAGCCCTCGCAATCCACCGCAGCAGTCGCCCGAAGCAAGAGAGTGCCCGACTTCTATACGATCCACCGCCGATTTGCAGTAAACCAACCCCACTCCAGTCCCAAGATGGACATCAGCACAAAAAAGCGCCGCATCGCCCTCGGCTGCGAGGGCTCGGCCAACaagctcggcatcggcgtgATCCTGCACACGGGCGATCCGGGCTCCGCCTCCAGCACGTCCACGGTCCTCTCCAACGTGCGGCACACCTTCgtgtcgccgccgggcacggGCTTCCTGCCCAAGGACACGGCGCAGCACCACCGGGCCTTCTTCgtgcggctggcgcggcgggcgctggccgaggcgggcgtGCGCGTCGCCGACATCGACTGCATCTGCTACACGCGGGGGCCGGGGATGGGCGCGCCGCTGACGTCggtggccgtggcggcgcgcacgctggcgctgctgtggGGCAAGGAGCTGGTCGCCGTCAACCACTGCGTCGGCCACATCGAGATGGGGCGGGCCATCACGGGCGCCGACCACCCGGTGGTGCTGTACGTGTCCGGCGGCAACACGCAGGTGATCGCGTACGCGGAGCAGCGGTACCGCATCTTCGGCGAGACGCTCGACATCGCCGTCGGCAACTGCCTCGACCGCttcgcgcgcgcgctgcagATCAGCAACGACCCCGCGCCCGGGTACAATAtcgagcagctggccaaGCAGGGCGGGCGGGTGCTGCTGGATCTGCCGTATGCTGTGAAGGGGATGGATTGTTCGTTTAGCGGCATCCTGACGAGGGCGGAGGAGTTGGCGGCGCACATGAAGGCCGGTGGGAAAGGCCCCGATGGGGAGCCGTTTACCGCCGCGGATCTGTGTTTCAGTCTGCAGGAGACTGTGTTCGCGATGCTCGTGGAGATCACCGAGCGGGCGATGGCGCATGTGGGGAGCACTCAAGTACTtatcgtcggcggcgtcgggtgCAATGAGCGGCTGCAGGAGATGATGggcgccatggcggcggaCCGCGGCGGGAGCGTCTATGCGACGGATGAGCGCTTTTGCATAGACAATGGCATTATGATTGCGCATGCAGGACTGCTG from Thermothielavioides terrestris NRRL 8126 chromosome 1, complete sequence includes these protein-coding regions:
- a CDS encoding EPL1-like protein (1|EPL1_NEUCR RecName: Full=Enhancer of polycomb-like protein 1. Contains conserved domain EPL1[pfam10513]. This is a family of EPL1 (Enhancer of polycomb-like) proteins) encodes the protein MATRKVRYKKLSVKTPLAVLREDQIDPTEYESLTNEAQIATGVEQAEENEYHLQAVLQSAGVAADKEIPVPPPQESALNYDELYARPFSKTSTYIRFSQTVEESIGCMYDMTADDVVFLKSYNQKRHAGAQLSEDDFERIMDVFEATSELKAPYASIDQTIVPYDEMLQGLQELDKAKLMPHAKEIYEYWKSRRQALNNQPLHPTLKFERHLESDDADPYVCFRRREVRQTRKTRARDVQSAEKLKRLRKELEEGRQLVLAAHNREVLKAEMLKADRAIFELRAQLKEHKIRLGIKTDDEDLINQKRRKAPEAPAVQRPPAPAQLRIAVRPDGRSAEADLSLLSDRLAEKENELRADIEKKVQSHNEWNRDHLDLTRGPLSPVQWPRRSAGFRPAKTQYLITPPASVSSVSLDEPTPMELDKPHPLQSVFKFRGVARDEQSRENPPLYRRRIGRLNRLWIDRRGLASPPRDVDAEVLDRWKYDQSSDDEDDRPMYEVDPFDTNALRFRASIPLPPWMTNRGATPHARPPLPPPQQQPQPHPATQPQPQPQPQPQPQPQPQPQPQPQPQQQPQPQPQPSQIPPQAQAAA